One Panicum virgatum strain AP13 chromosome 9K, P.virgatum_v5, whole genome shotgun sequence genomic region harbors:
- the LOC120651038 gene encoding calcium-transporting ATPase 7, plasma membrane-type-like has product MDCAADYLIAVGRSTADPMRWMKKWRKAGNVIRSCHRLARLAFLSADILRRTGSYVTIKIHDDEDADAAGTSKPADAALAEFSVARGDEDFQGLVKEKRLGCFRRLGGGAGIAAALASGAEAGIRGDEADVRRRREAFGANTHPRRKPKGFWRHVRDALSDVFLIVLLVCAAVSLGFGIKEHGLKDGWYDGVSIFLAVFLVAAVSAVSNHGQAKRFDRLASESDDIAVTVVRGGRRQEVSIFDVVVGDVALLKIGDVVPADGVFLEGHALQVDESSMTGEPHPVHVDADESPFLASGVKVIDGYGLMVVTAVGTDTTWGEMMSSITREKTEPTPLQERLEGLTSSIGKVGVAVAVLVFAVLTARHFTGSTRDEQGKPLFDKQHVTFNTVFSALVGIFQQAVTIIVVAIPEGLPLAVTLTLAFSMKRMVKEHALVRTLSACETMGSVTAICTDKTGTLTLNQMKVTEFWVGTDRPRAATAVNGVVVSLLCQGAGLNTTGSVYKPDNVSPPEISGSPTEKALLSWAVTELGMDADALKRSCKVLRVEAFNSDKKRSGVLVRDNATGAVTAHWKGAAEMVLASCSAYVGTDGAARQLGGERRRNLEKVISDMAAGSLRCIAFAYKQVDGEYSRIDDEGLTLLGFVGLKDPCRPEVRTAIEACTKAGVAVKMVTGDNVLTARAIAKECGIIPDKDDRDGVVIEGHEFRAMSPEEQLEMVDRIRVMARSLPMDKLVLVQRLKQRGHVVAVTGDGTNDAPALKEADVGLSMGIQGTEVAKESSDIVIMNDNFNTVVTATRWGRCVFNNIQKFIQFQLTVNVAALIINFVSALTSGKMPLTTVQLLWVNLIMDTMGALALATDKPTKALMRRPPIGRTAPLISNAMWRNLAAQAAFQVAVLLALQYRGRHIFGVGEKANGTMIFNAFVLCQVFNEFNAREIERKNVFAGVLRNRMFLGIIAVTIAMQVVMVELLTRFAGTQRLGVAQWGVCVAIAAMSWPIGWAVKFIPVPDRPLHEIVATRKSHSSRHL; this is encoded by the coding sequence ATGGACTGCGCCGCCGACTACCTGATCGCCGTGGGCAGGTCCACGGCGGATCCCATGCGGTGGATGAAGAAGTGGAGGAAGGCCGGTAACGTCATCCGGTCCTGCCACAGGCTGGCCCGCCTCGCGTTCCTGTCCGCCGACATCCTGCGCCGCACGGGCTCCTACGTCACCATCAAGATCCACGACGACGAAGACGCTGACGCCGCCGGCACGTCCAagcccgccgacgccgcgctcgCGGAATTCTCTGTCGCGCGCGGCGATGAGGACTTCCAGGGCCTGGTCAAGGAGAAGCGCCTCGGCTGCTTCcgccgcctcggcggcggcgccgggatcgccgcggcgctggcgtccggcgcggaggccggcatccgcggcgacgaggccgacgtgcgccgccgccgcgaggcgTTCGGCGCCAACACGCACCCGCGGCGGAAGCCCAAGGGGTTCTGGCGCCACGTGCGGGACGCGCTCAGCGACGTCTTCCTCATCGTGCTGCTCGTCTGCGCCGCCGTGTCGCTGGGATTCGGCATCAAGGAGCACGGCCTCAAGGACGGCTGGTACGACGGCGTCAGCATCTTCCTCGCCGTCTTCCTCGTCGCGGCGGTGTCCGCGGTCAGCAACCACGGCCAGGCCAAGAGGTTCGACAGGCTCGCCAGCGAGTCCGACGACATCGCGGTCACCGTCgtgcgcggcgggcggaggcaggAGGTCTCCATCTTCGACGTCGTCGTGGGCGATGTCGCGCTGCTCAAGATCGGCGACGTCGTGCCGGCCGACGGCGTGTTCCTGGAGGGGCACGCGCTGCAGGTGGACGAGTCCAGCATGACCGGCGAGCCCCACCCAGTGCACGTCGACGCCGACGAGAGCCCCTTCCTGGCCTCCGGCGTAAAGGTCATCGACGGCTACGGCCTGATGGTCGTCACGGCCGTCGGCACGGACACCACGTGGGGCGAGATGATGAGCAGCATCACCAGGGAGAAGACCGAGCCGACGCCGCTCCAGGAGCGCCTCGAGGGCCTCACCTCCAGCATCGGCAAGGTCGGCGTCGCCGTGGCAGTGCTCGTCTTCGCCGTGCTCACCGCGCGGCACTTCACAGGAAGCACCCGGGACGAGCAGGGCAAGCCCCTGTTCGACAAGCAGCACGTCACCTTCAACACCGTCTTCAGCGCGCTCGTCGGGATCTTCCAGCAGGCGGTGaccatcatcgtcgtcgccaTCCCGGAGGGCCTCCCGCTCGCCGTCACCCTGACGCTGGCATTCTCAATGAAGCGCATGGTCAAGGAGCACGCGCTGGTGCGCACGCTCTCGGCGTGCGAGACCATGGGCTCCGTCACCGCCATCTGCACCGACAAGACGGGGACGCTCACGCTGAACCAGATGAAGGTCACCGAGTTCTGGGTCGGCACCGACCGGCCCAGGGCGGCGACAGCGGTCAACGGCGTCGTCGTCAGCTTGCTGTGCCAGGGGGCGGGGCTCAACACCACGGGCAGCGTGTACAAGCCGGACAACGTTTCGCCGCCGGAGATCTCTGGGAGCCCGACGGAGAAGGCGCTGCTGTCGTGGGCCGTGACGGAGCTCGGCATGGACGCTGACGCGCTGAAGCGGAGCTGCAAGGTTCTGCGCGTCGAGGCCTTCAACTCAGACAAGAAGCGCAGCGGCGTGCTGGTCAGGGACAACGCCACCGGCGCGGTGACCGCGCACTGGAAAGGCGCCGCGGAGATGGTCCTGGCGAGCTGCTCGGCGTACGTCGGCAcggacggcgcggcgcgccAGCTCGGCGGCGAGCGGAGGAGGAACCTCGAGAAGGTTATCAGCGACATGGCGGCAGGCAGCCTTCGGTGCATCGCGTTCGCCTACAAGCAGGTCGACGGAGAGTACTCCAGGATCGATGACGAGGGCCTGACATTGCTGGGCTTCGTCGGCTTGAAGGATCCCTGCCGTCCAGAGGTGAGGACCGCCATTGAGGCCTGCACGAAGGCGGGTGTCGCGGTCAAGATGGTCACCGGTGACAACGTTCTCACGGCCCGTGCCATCGCCAAGGAGTGCGGCATCATCCCGGACAAAGACGATCGCGACGGTGTTGTGATCGAGGGGCACGAGTTCCGCGCCATGTCGCCGGAGGAGCAGCTGGAGATGGTGGACCGCATCCGCGTGATGGCGCGGTCGCTGCCCATGGACAAGCTGGTGCTGGTCCAGCGCCTGAAGCAGAGGGGCCACGTGGTGGCGGTCACCGGCGACGGCACCAACGACGCGCCGGCGCTCAAGGAGGCCGACGTCGGGCTGTCCATGGGCATCCAGGGCACCGAGGTCGCCAAGGAGAGCTCCGACATCGTGATCATGAACGACAACTTCAACACGGTGGTGACGGCCACGCGGTGGGGCCGCTGCGTCTTCAACAACATCCAGAAGTTCATCCAGTTCCAGCTGACCGTCAACGTCGCGGCGCTCATCATCAACTTCGTGTCGGCGCTGACCTCCGGCAAGATGCCGCTGACGACGGTGCAGCTGCTGTGGGTGAACCTGATCATGGACACCATGGGAGCGCTGGCGCTGGCCACGGACAAGCCCACCAAGGCGCTCATGCGGCGCCCGCCCATCGGCCGCACGGCGCCGCTCATCAGCAACGCCATGTGGCGCAAcctcgccgcgcaggccgcgttCCAGGTGGCCGTGCTGCTCGCCCTCCAGTACCGCGGCCGCCACATCTTCGGCGTCGGTGAGAAGGCCAACGGCACCATGATCTTCAACGCCTTCGTGCTCTGCCAGGTGTTCAACGAGTTCAACGCCCGGGAGATCGAGAGGAAGAACGTCTTCGCCGGCGTGCTCCGGAACAGGATGTTCCTGGGCATCATCGCCGTGACCATCGCCATGCAGGTGGTGATGGTGGAGCTGCTCACGAGGTTCGCCGGCACCCAGAGGCTTGGCGTGGCGCAGTGGGGTGTCTGCGTCGCCATCGCAGCCATGTCGTGGCCGATTGGATGGGCGGTCAAGTTCATCCCCGTGCCAGACCGGCCGCTCCATGAGATCGTGGCGACGAGGAAATCCCATTCTTCTAGGCATCTGTAG